The nucleotide window TCGTGTGTCAGCGGCGTTTCCGCTGAGACGTGTCCGTCCGGTCGTTGCCGCGGGTGCGGCGATTCTACCGTTCATCCCGGAGCGCTGCCCCGGGCAGGTGCGTCTACGCGCGCACGTAACGGTACATCAAGCGGATCAGGGCGTACGCGCGCTCCATCGTCGGGGCGTCCGCTTCCACCGTGTAGCCGTCCACGCGGCGCATGCCCGGCACCGCCATCAGGATGTCGGCCTGCTGCGTGGAATCGAAGCGGAGGCGGAGCGTCACGGGGGCGCGTGGCGTCAGGACGTGAGCGCTGCCCAGTCCGGCAAGCCCCGCCCGGGTGGCCTCGGCCAGTCGGGCGCGGACCACCTCAGGATGGAGCAGGCGGGCCACCGAAGCGCCGATGGCCGTCTTGGTCTGTACGGCATGGACCGTGGGCACCAGCCCGCTGAACTCCGACACGAACGCCGAGTCGCCCGCCGCCACGATCACCGGCACACCCAGCGCTCCCGCCGCGTACGCGTTGAGGCCTCCCTCTCCCACCTCGGTGCCGTTGATCCACAGTCCTTCGACCGCCCCCGTTCCGGTATGGGCCAGGAATCCGCCCGTTGTACCCGCCCGCGCGTGATACCCGAGGAAGATCGCCGCATCGAAGGTCTCGTCGAGCCCCTGCACCATGCCCAGCGGCTTGATGCTGCCCTGGATGTACTCGACCCGCGGATCGAGCTCGGTGTGGAGGAGGTTCTGCATGTCCCCGTGCGAGTCGTTGACCAGGATCTCCGCGGGTCCGGCAGCGAGGATCGCCTCCACGACCGCGTTCACCTCGGCGGTCATCAGCGCGCGACCCGTTGCGTAGTCCTTCCCCCCATTGGAGCTGGTCATCGCTCCCGTCCCGATCCCGCCGATGCCCTCCATGTCCACCGAGATGAAGATGCGGAGGGGAGCCTGCTGCCCGGTCGCGAGGGCGGGCAGGAGAAGCAGGAAGAGAACGAGGCCCAGCCCAGCGCCGGAGAGGGACCGGAAGGAGCGGGACCCGACCGGAACGGGTCTCGACGCGCGGCTCCAGGGCCGGGAGTGACGTGCCGTGGCAACGGAGGATGCAGGGGACAGCGGCGCGCGCGACATGTGGGCTCCAGTCGGGGTTCTCGGGACCGACGATGGCACGTCCCGTGGGCGACCGCCAGCCGGCCGAGCGGCGTCCATCCCCCCATGGTGCCTGCCCCGTCGCCGGGGCGCCATCGCCCCACGTGCGCCTGCAGCTCCGTCAGGATGGCGCGCAGACGTCAGCGGCCGCCGACCGTCACCGGCATTCCACGCGTTGGACGAGACTTCCGTCGTCCTCTGCGCGAGGGGGGCCCACGAGCCGGCAGGATCGCGCGGTGGAGAGGCGCTCGGGGAAGTAGCCGACCCGGAGACGTTCGGTACGGCCCGCCGGCAGGATGTACTCCCACCGACCGTTCTGGTTGTACTGGCTCTCGCGCACGAACCAGGGAACGCAGCGTTCACGTCGGGGCCGCCGGTCCGTGCCCGCTTGCTGCGGAGCGACCGCCTCTCCATCCGCGCGACATGTGATGCGAAACCCCAGGACGGGCTCACTCGACAGATTGGCGAGCTCCACGATGCAGTGCTCGCACGGCGGATCCGAGTCCGGAGAAGGCGCCCGGGACGCCCCGACCGCGTTGCCGCCACAGCCCCACGTCATCAGCCCCACCACCCCGATCACCGCACTTCGCACCTGCGCCACCTCCGCTGGGGACCGCTCGCAAGCTACCCATCCCATCGCTGCCGAGGCAAAGTGACCTCGGCGCGCACGGCGACGCGCAGGCGCCGGGCCCTCCGGTCGCACGCGGCGAACGGTGGTGACCGAATCGGCGTCTACGGGGTTTCCGGAACGGACGAGCCGGGAGTGCCGGCGGAGGCGCCGGGACACGGGACGAAGCCGGGAAAGCCCGAGCCAGGCGTGACCGCGACCGGCTGGACGCAAAGAAGAACGCATCCGAGCGCGGGAGCGAGCGGCTCATGGACGATACCGACCGGAC belongs to Gemmatimonadota bacterium and includes:
- a CDS encoding M55 family metallopeptidase; amino-acid sequence: MSRAPLSPASSVATARHSRPWSRASRPVPVGSRSFRSLSGAGLGLVLFLLLLPALATGQQAPLRIFISVDMEGIGGIGTGAMTSSNGGKDYATGRALMTAEVNAVVEAILAAGPAEILVNDSHGDMQNLLHTELDPRVEYIQGSIKPLGMVQGLDETFDAAIFLGYHARAGTTGGFLAHTGTGAVEGLWINGTEVGEGGLNAYAAGALGVPVIVAAGDSAFVSEFSGLVPTVHAVQTKTAIGASVARLLHPEVVRARLAEATRAGLAGLGSAHVLTPRAPVTLRLRFDSTQQADILMAVPGMRRVDGYTVEADAPTMERAYALIRLMYRYVRA